The Arachis hypogaea cultivar Tifrunner chromosome 14, arahy.Tifrunner.gnm2.J5K5, whole genome shotgun sequence genome has a segment encoding these proteins:
- the LOC112741270 gene encoding probable carboxylesterase SOBER1-like isoform X2 codes for MSSSSSSSSMGRSFVLWLHGLGDSGPANEPIKNLFTSPQFRNTKWLFPSAPNAPVTCNYGHVMPSWFDIHEIPITADSPQDESGLIKAVKNVHATIDKEIADGTNPNNVFICGFSQGGALTLASVLLYPKTLGGGAVFSGWVPFNSSSSIIGQITPEAKRTPLLWSHGIIDRTVLFEAGQAGPPFLEKIGVGCEFKAYPGLAHSISNEELRNLESWIKTRLQTSS; via the exons atgtcttcttcttcttcctcctcttcaatgGGTCGAAGCTTTGTTCTCTGGCTTCACGGTTTGGGTGACTCTGGCCCTGCCAACGAACCCATCAAGAACTTGTTCACTTCCCCTCAGTTCAGGAACACCAAATGGCTCTTTCCCTCTGCGCCAAATGCCCCTGTCACTTGCAACT ATGGTCATGTAATGCCCTCATGGTTTGACATTCATGAGATTCCTATAACTGCT GACTCTCCACAAGATGAGAGTGGTTTGATTAAAGCTGTTAAGAATGTGCATGCTACAATAGACAAGGAAATAGCTGATGGCACAAACCCTAATAATGTATTTATCTGTGGATTCAGTCAAGGAG GTGCATTGACCTTGGCTAGCGTTCTGCTTTACCCAAAAACTTTAGGTGGAGGTGCAGTATTTAGTGGCTGGGTACCATTTAACTCATCTTCGTCCATCATAGGACAAATTACACCCGAGGCAAAGCGG ACACCACTATTGTGGTCCCATGGGATTATTGATAGAACAGTCTTGTTTGAGGCTGGACAAGCAGGTCCCCCTTTCCTTGAAAAAATTGGTGTTGGCTGTGAATTTAAG GCTTATCCTGGTCTTGCTCACTCAATAAGCAATGAGGAACTCCGAAATCTGGAGTCGTGGATCAAGACACGCCTACAGACTTCTTCGTAA
- the LOC112741269 gene encoding uncharacterized protein, with protein sequence MKKLYRKGTVHPSPPIISDQLSFLPATILTLTAALTPEDREVLAYLISCSSSSNNPRRTTTTTTSRSSSASGGGDHAPVFSCNCFRCYMSYWVRWDSSPNRQLIHEIIDAFEEWLAQKGGKKHHNNGGRKDKRNKRGSNSNKMQQSGELLNRNGSVPSSESTESSSSTDLESVVVAVAVENSSNHSDEDGERVEEDEKGSVRRFVSFIGERIWGAWGQ encoded by the coding sequence ATGAAGAAGCTTTACCGAAAAGGGACTGTTCACCCGTCACCGCCCATCATCTCCGACCAACTCTCCTTCCTTCCGGCCACCATCCTCACCCTCACCGCCGCCCTCACGCCAGAAGACAGGGAAGTCCTCGCATACCTCATTTCCTGCTCATCCTCCTCCAACAACCCCCgccgcaccaccaccaccaccacttcaAGGAGCAGCTCCGCCTCAGGCGGCGGTGACCATGCTCCAGTCTTCAGCTGTAACTGCTTCCGTTGCTACATGAGTTACTGGGTGAGATGGGACTCTTCGCCGAATCGTCAGCTCATACACGAGATCATCGATGCGTTTGAGGAGTGGTTAGCTCAGAAAGGAGGAAAGAAGCACCACAACAATGGAGGAAGGAAAGACAAGAGGAACAAAAGAGGCTCCAATAGCAATAAGATGCAACAGTCAGGCGAGTTGTTGAATCGGAACGGGTCAGTGCCGAGTTCTGAGAGTACTGAGTCGTCATCGTCAACCGATTTGGAATcggtggtggtggcggtggcggtggaaAATAGTAGCAACCATAGTGATGAAGATGGTGAGAGGGTTGAAGAGGATGAAAAGGGTTCAGTGAGAAGGTTCGTGAGTTTCATTGGAGAAAGGATTTGGGGTGCTTGGGGACAGTGA
- the LOC112741270 gene encoding probable carboxylesterase SOBER1-like isoform X1, translating to MKFMPLNLIKPIVVLLVTLTSAVFFVFQSPQTQNPSSSLSTMSSSSSSSSMGRSFVLWLHGLGDSGPANEPIKNLFTSPQFRNTKWLFPSAPNAPVTCNYGHVMPSWFDIHEIPITADSPQDESGLIKAVKNVHATIDKEIADGTNPNNVFICGFSQGGALTLASVLLYPKTLGGGAVFSGWVPFNSSSSIIGQITPEAKRTPLLWSHGIIDRTVLFEAGQAGPPFLEKIGVGCEFKAYPGLAHSISNEELRNLESWIKTRLQTSS from the exons ATGaagtttatgcctttgaatttgataAAACCCATTGTTGTGTTGTTAGTCACACTTACCAGCGCAGTTTTCTTCGTGTTTCAGTCCCCACAAACCCAAAACCCTTCTTCATCTTTGTctaccatgtcttcttcttcttcctcctcttcaatgGGTCGAAGCTTTGTTCTCTGGCTTCACGGTTTGGGTGACTCTGGCCCTGCCAACGAACCCATCAAGAACTTGTTCACTTCCCCTCAGTTCAGGAACACCAAATGGCTCTTTCCCTCTGCGCCAAATGCCCCTGTCACTTGCAACT ATGGTCATGTAATGCCCTCATGGTTTGACATTCATGAGATTCCTATAACTGCT GACTCTCCACAAGATGAGAGTGGTTTGATTAAAGCTGTTAAGAATGTGCATGCTACAATAGACAAGGAAATAGCTGATGGCACAAACCCTAATAATGTATTTATCTGTGGATTCAGTCAAGGAG GTGCATTGACCTTGGCTAGCGTTCTGCTTTACCCAAAAACTTTAGGTGGAGGTGCAGTATTTAGTGGCTGGGTACCATTTAACTCATCTTCGTCCATCATAGGACAAATTACACCCGAGGCAAAGCGG ACACCACTATTGTGGTCCCATGGGATTATTGATAGAACAGTCTTGTTTGAGGCTGGACAAGCAGGTCCCCCTTTCCTTGAAAAAATTGGTGTTGGCTGTGAATTTAAG GCTTATCCTGGTCTTGCTCACTCAATAAGCAATGAGGAACTCCGAAATCTGGAGTCGTGGATCAAGACACGCCTACAGACTTCTTCGTAA